The Candidatus Zixiibacteriota bacterium sequence GTTGCATATATTGACTGCCAAAGGAAGCTGAAACAGAAGGATTTTATGTCCGCACAGAAAAAGCAGGCCGCATTGATAATATTTCTGGAAGATACCAACCGGGATATGATCCATAATCGCCTGACCGACGATCTGACCCGTGTGGAGAAAAATAACCTCTACCGCGCATTTCTGGAAGATACCATGTATACCTGTCTCAGCATGAATAATGTGGCTGTTATGGTAAATTATCCCTCTGAAGTGGCCCGTGAGATTGTCGAGGAAGCGATTGAAAACCTCAAGCATAAATTGACCCCCAAGAAACGCAAGTTTATCGACAGCGATGATTTCGTGGCTGTATCCAGCAAAGGAGAAAGTCAGGGGGAGAGGCTTCGCAACGCTTTTGGCCGGGCATTTAGGTGCGATTATTCACCGGTTCTTTTAATCGGCTGTGTTACACCGACCCTTTCCAGGAGTGTACTCCAGAACGCTGTTCGACAGCTTAATAAATATGATGTGGTTTTCGGACCGACTTTGGAAGGGAGCTACTACCTGATCGGGCTCTCCAGCCATGAGCGTGATCTTTATGCGAAGATCGACTGGGATGACCTCAACACCGCCCTTTACAGCCAGATGGTTTCAGTAGCCGAAGACGAATCGCTCAAATGGAACGAACTCGATTTGTGGTACGATTTGCGCCAGCCGGAAGACTTTGAATTCCTGGTGCGCGATATTAATTTTTTCAGGCAGGTCGGTGATGAAAAATCAGCCAGCTCAACCGAAGAAGTACTCGATGAAATACTAAAGAAGATATCATGATACACAAACTTGAAAGAATGCTCTGGCAACAGGTCAAACAGATCGTGCCGGACAAAATCGACACTATTGTTTTTCCAATCGGCACCATGGAAGCCCATGGCGCTGCCTGCCTCGGAACTGATGTCTACATTCCGTACGATATCTCCGAGCATGTCTGCGAGAGATTTAATTACGTGCTGGCTCCGCCGGTATGGTACGGAATCACCCGCTCGCTTCTGGCATATCCCGGTTCGCTTACTGTGGAGCCCGAGGTGCTCAAACCGTATGTGCTCGATATTCTGAAATCCTTCAAGCGCCACAAGTTCAGGCGGATTATCGTCATGAACGGTCATGGTGGCAACAACAAGGTCCTCAAGGACTGCGCTTCGATCGCATTCCGCGAGCTCGACCTGCAGGTGGCGGTGATTCACTGGTGGCTTTTATGCGCCGAGGTGACACGCGAGTTCTATGGCCAGGAGGGTGGCCATGGAGGAATCGATGAAACCGGCTATGTCATGTCAGTCGATCCGGAACTTGCCGATAAATCATATTATAACGATAAGCTGGTTTACGAGCATGTCTTTGCCGCCGATGTCTATCCCTATCCGGGGACGATCGGCCTGTATAACGACAAAGGCGAAGGTCGACCTGACTTCGATTACGAAAATGGCAAAGCCTATTCGGTCAAGGTAAAGGAAAAAGTCTCGGACACTTTAAAGTATATTATCGACGGCTGGGATGCCAATTTGTAAGCTGAATTTGCTCAATAAAAAAGCTCCGCGGGTCAGCGGGGCTTTTCTTTTTATCATATCTTACAATCTGAATCCGGTCGTTATATACATCCGCGTTAAATCATAATCCTCGACAATATTCGTGCTCACATCCTCGAATTTATAACCACCGAACACGACAGCGATATCGAGCGTCATGATGCGGTCGATAAGGTACCCCGCTCCAAAAGTGAAAAACCGCCGGTCATCGATCACCTTTCTGCCGGCAAGCCGATTTGTGCTGATATCGATGCCGTAATCCCAGGGCAACGGGTCGGACATAAAGCCAGCCCTGAGCTTTAAGCCGACGCGCGGGATCAGGTACTCGGCCCCGATCGAGAAACCGAGCGCGTCACGATAAAAATTGTCGATGTAGAGGTTTTCTGACTCGAGCAGGGGATCGTCCTGGTATTCCATCTGCGACCAGTCAGCATAGTTGATGTCAGCAGAAAGCTGGAGGTAATTCAGGTTGACAGCGATACCTGCTCCCAGCTTAAACGGCGTCCGCAGGTCGTATTCATAGCGACCAGCCTGAATATCATCATTTGTACCTCGGCTCTGTGTGCGTTGGACGAATTCCTCGTCAATATTATAGTAGACCGGAGATTCGACCGTGAGACCGAATTTAACCCTGTTGCCGGGCGTCACCAAAAATCCCATTTTGGCAGATATCCCCTGGTAGCTGTCTTCGATATTGTCGCGGAAGTGAATATAAGTATCGATGTTTTCTTCGCGATAGTCCCAGTAATAGTCGTCTTTACCGAAATAGTAATTCAAACTTGCTCCCACCGAGACTTTGGGCGAAATATCGATACCGGCTCCTGCGCTCAGGGCATACAGGGAACCGCTTTCCGACTCCTCGGCATAAACAGTCTTATCTGTATCTGCCTCGTCCGGGATAACATGCCTGAAAGCCTGATCAAAGCTTTTGACCCGGTTGAGTCCGAACGCAAACACCAGGCTTCCGCGATAGGTTGGATATGGAATCGATAGATTGAGGCAGTTCAGACGAGTATTACTCTGGCTGATATCGCCATAACCTTCGGAGTAGAAACCGCTGATACCGTCGGTCGAATTATCAAGGCTCTGGTGCGAGATCCCGGCCTGCATTTCGATCCTGCGTATTTTGGCCAGTGCCGCCGGGTTGTAATACAGCGCGCTGCCATCCAGGACCGAAGCTATATGCGCACCGCCCATACCCATAGCGCGCGCGCCGACACCAAAGAAATTACCGGCCGTCATCTCCGGGATGGTGGATACTTCCTGCGCCGGTGAGAGCGGGCAGAGTATTACAAACAGCAGGCCGATACTAACTGTTATAAATCTATTATTCATTACACCTCTCTTTATTTGGGTGTTCTACGGCGTTCCGGTTTTTCCTTTTTTCCGGAGCCGGAGCCCTTTTTATCGCCAGAATTTTGATCATCCGACTTATTTTCTCCGCGGTATTTACCCTCTTTGGTACCACTGGCCTGGCCACCTGATCCTCCTGAACCCGACCCCGGGGGAGTAATGCCCGCCGGCGGAGGATCGTAATCAGGGTAGGGTACTTTGATTCCGCGACGTCTCTCGGGAGGTTCGACCGGATCGCGGTAGACCGCTCCTGAACTGCCTGAGCCGGTATCCCAGAAATAGTCTTCCCACCACCATGGATATGTGTAGTACAGCTCGTAGTTTTCCCAGTAATCCCAGTAATGCGGAAAACCGACCGGATCATAACCAAACGGGTATTCAGCCAGGTTGGTATGACATTCCAGGCAGCGTGTGCCGGCTTCTTCTGCATGAAGTTCTGCTTCCTCGACTTTGGGATGCTTGATCATAGTGTAACATCCCTGGCTGATGATACCGAGTATTACCAGTAAACCAGTACAAAGCATCAATCGTGAGGTCAATGGACGCTTTTTAAAATCTTTCAACATAAGTAAGTCTCAATTCACGAGTAATCGAATCCGCGCCCCGCGAATTCTTCAATATATCTTTAAATTTGGCAGTCAATTCGAGCCGTTCAGAGAAATTCCACTTAAAGGCGAAATTCAGGTAACCCCGCCCGCGTCCATAGGGGATACCACTGCGGTTATCGTTGAAGGCGGACTGGTATTCACCCAGGAATGTCAGGTTGCGGTTAAAAGAGATATCGAATCCCCCGTAGAAGGAAATGTCCTTGTCATTGTCTTTATCGCCTTCCATCGGATTGTAGTTGATTCCGCCATGGATACCGGACAGCCAATCCATGAAACGGTAAGCCTTGGACACCACCAGATAAAACCCGGGAGCCTTGAAATGGTAACGGTCCAGGCCGGCATCGTATGCCCCGGTTCCCTGGGATTCATAGCCGAGTGATACCGCCGGAAAACCGAGATTCTCATCGATTAAAAGCAGCTTCACCAGGTACTGTGGACGCTCATTCCAGTCCGGTTCATCCGATCCCAGTATCTTGACACCACCGTAGGAAACACCGATCATGAAACGGTTGTGCAGGCCGATGTTGATCGCGCCCAGAAGTCCCCCGGCCGAGAAAGCATCCAGCTCGATTTCGAAAGAAGCCCGCTTGAGGTTGCCGGCGGTCGGAAAATCGACCAGCCTGTGCGGTGCACGGTCCAGGGGCACCGGTTCGCGGGGGATAATGTCCTGGCTTAAAAGACTGCCTGCTGATATCACGATTATTCCTATTGCTATAATTAGAATACTTTTTGGCATCCTGCCTCCTGACCTGTCAATATGTTTTGAAACAAACATATTTTCCACGACAGGTCGGTCAACTAAAATATCCTCTTCAGTATATACGGGCAAAAACACTGCCAATCGGAAGGCACATTCAAAAATAGCAGAAAACTGTTAACAAACAGTTCAGTTTGGAAAAACGACTATCTGATTGTGGTGATATGTTTCCAGGGCCTGCACATTAATTGGGCAACAGGCATTGCGTGATGCACAATAATTCAACCCCAGCGTTCGAAATCAACTATTTCCGACAGCGGTTTTCGATTGGTAGGGGAGGGTTGATAACGCGTATATCCAAGAGTCAGGATTCCGACTACCCGGACTTCCTCGGGGATTTTCAGGGCTTTCTTGATTTTGTCCTCGTAGAACGCGCCCAGCCAGCAAGTGCCCAGCTCAAGCTCGGCCGCGGCCAGCATCATGTGTGTCATGGCTATCGACACATCGATCGAATAAGCGTTCTGACCGCAGGTCATGACATACTCAGGGTTTGTCCCGCAACAGATTATCAGCACCGGGGCTTCACTGACGAATTTCTGCTGACGGAAGGCATGGGTCAGTTTTTCGATCTTGGATTTATCGCGCACGACAACGAATTTCCAGTCCTGTTTGTTATTCGCGGATGGCGCGACACGACCGGCTTTGAGAACCCGGG is a genomic window containing:
- a CDS encoding DUF2064 domain-containing protein, with translation MSAQKKQAALIIFLEDTNRDMIHNRLTDDLTRVEKNNLYRAFLEDTMYTCLSMNNVAVMVNYPSEVAREIVEEAIENLKHKLTPKKRKFIDSDDFVAVSSKGESQGERLRNAFGRAFRCDYSPVLLIGCVTPTLSRSVLQNAVRQLNKYDVVFGPTLEGSYYLIGLSSHERDLYAKIDWDDLNTALYSQMVSVAEDESLKWNELDLWYDLRQPEDFEFLVRDINFFRQVGDEKSASSTEEVLDEILKKIS
- a CDS encoding nitroreductase, encoding MDFFELIEKRRSIRAYEKRPVEDEKLTRVLKAGRVAPSANNKQDWKFVVVRDKSKIEKLTHAFRQQKFVSEAPVLIICCGTNPEYVMTCGQNAYSIDVSIAMTHMMLAAAELELGTCWLGAFYEDKIKKALKIPEEVRVVGILTLGYTRYQPSPTNRKPLSEIVDFERWG